TCGAATATCCTGACGCTCCTGTTTCTTTTAAGCCGCGCCAGAGGCTCTTCTTTGAATCCAAGCACCATCCCGAGCGTATAGGCCAGAAACCTGTTCCTGCTCGTCGAATTGCACAAGGGGCAGCGGAAGCTTTCCCTCGGGCTTGCTGGCTCGACGTCCTCGAAGGCGACCTCGCTGCCGCATATATTGCAATTGCCCCTGGGCGACCCCGGGCGCTCCGCCCGGAACCGGTAGGTCATTCTCCTCGAAAGGTTCTCAAGTTCGCCGTAAATATCTCTTATTAATTGCGCTCTCAAAATGCGCCGCAGCCCTGCCAAAATAGGACCCCTGAATAAGGCTCTCTCATATGTGATTATTCCCTTCCGAATATGCCCAGGAACTCGGTCGGGCGGAGCGCTTTTGACTCGACGCTCCTGTCGTCCTCTCCGATAAGGTAATCAAGGATACCTCTGGCCTCCGCCGTATCCTCGGAGAGGTTCCTTCCCAGAACGGGATGGGTCGCGATGAACCTGATGAACGCGTTGTGGGGATAGACGAATTTGGCTTTCATGTGCTCAAGTAGGATGCCGTACAGTTCCTCCTGCCTGACACCCTCCATGCCTTCGCCCTTGCTAGGAGAGATCTTCTTTACGAGGCGGCCTCTCTCGTCCCTCCTGAACCTCTCCGGTATTTCCCGGACGAGCCCGTTAAGGTACTTGAGGTTCTCGTCCCAGAGGATCACGCGGTTTTTGCCGATAATATCGGCTATATAAAACTCCCCATCGTCCGTGAGGGCCCTGTTTATCTGCTCGAAGAGGTGCTCGAGGTTCATTATATGATGAAGGGATGCCTGCGAAAAGACGAAATCAAATCCGCCCTCGGGCAGGGATATGTAGTTCAGGTCGGCGCACTCGAATTTTATATTCAGCTTCTCGCGAGCCGCCGTCTCGCGCGCCGTCTTCAATATGTTCTCGTTCAGGTCGAGCGCGGTTATATGGTAGCCGGTCCTAAGCCTTCTCGCCAGGCCCAGCTCGTGCCCCCCGTGGCCGCATCCCAGGCTCAGTATCCTGGGCCTCTCCATCGCGTTCGCGTTTTTTTCCATGAGGGGCCATATGTTGGAACAGCCCAGGAGCTTCTCGACCCTCCTGTTCACGTGCTTCCAATAATAATGCCACGCGCCGAAGTCATGTATCCCGCCGAGCTTCAGGTCCTTCGTAATCTCGACGCTGCTGTACTCGGCTATCTCTTCCTGCACGAGCTTCTTATACTCCGGGTTGTCGCACCTGTCGCCCCTGACCTTACCGACCTGCCAGGGGTGCTTTATGGACGGGGCCGCATCGGGCGCGCCCCTTTCGGCGAACTTACCGGTAAGAATAGAGAAGAGCTTGTTCAGCACGGCTGCTCCATCGGCATGGTCAGGACTTTTTCATCATCCCGAGTATGCGCCGTAACGGCGCGGTCAACTTCCAGCTCCATGAATTCAGAACGCACTGGAGCTGGCGGTCCTTCTCGGCAAGCTCGCCTGTGAGCCTCCGGTTACGCTCGACGAGATTACGGAGCCTCTCTCCCATTTCTCCGGGAGTGAACTCCCATTCGGCTTTATTTCCTGTGTTCTTCATTTCTATATTCTTCAAGTCAGGGCTTCCTTACGCCCTCAAGAACACGGCGGAGCGGCCCTGTTACTTTCCAGCTCCAGGAATTGAGGAGCGCCTGTATCTGGCGGTCCTTCTCGGCTATCTGGCGGTCCTTCTCAGCAAGCTCGCGCTCCATTTTAGCCAGCTTGTTTATTTGCATGAAAATCCCATACAGCTCGTCCATTCCGGTTATAGCGGCGATATCATGGACCAGCCTTTCGTTAGTCGAAGGCCGGGGAGCTTCCTTTGCGTAACGCCCGTAAACTTCCCTGAATACGTGTTCGATCCCTGAAATATAATTCTCTTTTGTGAAGACCTTCAGGACGCGCTCCCTGCCGGCGGCTCCCATCTTTTCCGCAAGCGCCGGCTCCCCGAGTATCTTCGTTATGGCCGCAGCCATCCTGTCCGGGGCGCGCACGGGGACAAGGAGACCTGTCACACCGTCCACCACTATCTCGGGCGACGCGCCGGTATTCGTCGCGACCACGGGTTTTCCAGCGGCCATCGCCTCGATGGTCGTTCTCCCGAAAGGCTCGCCAAGCGAGGCGACGACTATTATGTCGAGTTCGCTGAAGACCTCGGGCATGTCGTTTCGGAAATCAACGAATATGACGGAATCTCCGAGGCCTTGCTCTTCTATAAGTCCGAGCAGGACGGGCTTGTACTCGCGGTCGGGCTGCCCGATTATCAGGAGCTTCGCCTTGCTCTTTTCCTTTTTAAGATAAGCGAACGCGTTTACGAGGTCTTCATGGTTCTTGTGCCTGTGTATTGTGCCGATTATCCCGACAAGGGGGCAGTCCGGGCTGATGCCCAGCTCCTTGTGGAGTTTCCCGGATGGCTTTGCGCTCACGAACGCGCCGGTATCGACCGCATTGTAAACGACCGAGATCTTGCCCTCCGGGGCTGACGGGAACTGCGCCGCCACGCTCTTCGAGTTGGTTATGAGACGGTCGGAAAGGTATTCGACAATGCTGAACGTCGCGTCGATGCTGAAAGGGCCCCTTAGAGGGTGGTCTTTCAACACCTCCCTTATGTGCCAGACATGCGGCTTTCCCGCGAGCCTTGCCGCTATCGCGCCCGATATCCTGGTGATGGTGTTAGTGTAGACTATGTCTATCGACTCGTCCCGTATGAGATTTACGAGAGGCTCGACAATCTTAAGCTCGCTAACGAACCCGGCCGTTACCTCCAAAAGAGAAGCCGAGCGTATCCAGGGAGCCGGCGACTCAAGCACGACTCTTTTCAGGCCAAGGCCGTCGACCTTCTCGACAAGCGCGCCTTTTCCGGCCGGGAACACGACTATGGGCTCAAAAACGCTCCTGTCCATGTGCCGGAGGAGAAAGAACATGCTCTGCTCGGCGCCGTAGAACGCGGAGGAATGGGACATGAAGAGGATTTTTGTTTTTTTATTCATGGCAATTTACGTAAAACCTAAAAGGTGCCGAACGCCTTTTTTGATATCTCCGCCGACCTCTCCCAGCTGTAAGCCAGCGCCTTTTGACGAGCCGCCTCGGCAGCCTTCGCGTAATCGACCGACCTGACCATCTGCATGGCATTGAACAGGTTTTCGTTCGCCTCGTCCGGCGAATACTTTACACCGCAGCTATCGTCCACGACTTCGGAGATTATTCCCATATCAGGGGCTACCACGGGCTTACTGAAAGTCAACGCCAGGAAGAGGTTGCCGGACGTGAACACCTGTTTATAGGGGAGCAGCACGGCATCCGAGGCGTTGAAGAAATACTGCACTTCGTTTCTTTCTATGAACCTGAGGAAAGGGAATATCCTGGTGTTTGACATTGCCTCGGCTGAGAGGAACTCGCCCAGGTGCTTGTCTTTCGGGTTCCCGGCGACGATGAGGACCGCGCCCTTGTCATCCATCTTTTTGAAGGCCTGTATCGCGTTCTCTATCCCCTTGTACGGCCTTACCGGCCCGAAGAGGAGGTAAACGAATGCGCCCGGCGGGATACCGAGCCTCTCCCGAGCTTCCTCCCTGCCGCATTTATTCTCAAAAACAGCGCTGAAATTGCCGTGGGGTATTATGTAAACATCATTCTTTCTGAGAAAATAGCGGGACAGCATCTCCTTCGCCTCAACGAAATGCACGAATACGACATCCGAAAAACACGACATGGCAAGCCTTCCGGCGTATTCGAGCGCCATATTGTTCCGCTCGTGGGGGAAGAGGTTGTGCACCGTCCACGCTATCTTATATCCCATTGATTTGGCGCGGCGGAGGTTCAGGATGAAAAGCAGAAGTTTTTTCAAAAAAACAAGAGGGTTCCTGTCCGAGTACAAATAAGCCGGCCAGTGGAAATGCACTATCCGCACCCTGCCCCTGTTCTCCCTGAGCCAGGCAGGGCCGAAGGTTTTACCCCTCGTGTCCACTATCTTATAGCCATGCTTCTGAAGGGCGTCATAGTAAAGCCTGAAATAATAGGTGTCCTCGTCAGGCATGGGGAAGGAGGCTATTTTTATAAATTCTGCCATTTCGCCTTCAGGATTTTGGACTTATTTGGGAACAATGCCCCTTTAAGGACCCAATCAGCTTGGAAAACCAGCTTGCGCAGGAAAAAGCGGCCGTATTTTTAGTGACATAATAAATATCTTCGTTAATGAGCCCGTATCTATCCACATCTTCCGAGCTTAAGGTATTCACAAAAGAATCGACATGCACATTGAAGCCCGCCTCTTCAAGCCTTGCCTTGTATACTCCATCAAAACCATAGCGCCTTACATGGTCACCCTGTCCGAATGCCCGCTCCCTGTCTTCAGGGGTGACTATATTGGGATCCTCCAGAGTCCTATCGCCTGAAATAGGGACCTGAAGTATCGCCCAGCCTGAAGGTTTTAGCACCCTATGCAGCTCGCGCATGGCTTTTCTGTCATCGGGTATATGCTCAAGGACATGGCTGGCATAGATGACGTCAAAGGCGTTGTCGGGGTATTTTATGTCGGTTATATCCATTTGCACCATTGCCTTGCCCGGCATCAGGTCGCCGCTGATGTATTCAAGATTCGGCAAGGCTTTCAGCATCTTGTATATCTGTCCCTCAGGTGCAATATGGAGAATTTTCATTTTGTCCGTGAAAATGTTCGTTTTTTCCTTGAAGTAAAGCCAGATGAGCCTGTGCCTCTCAAGGGATCTGCATACAGGACATTGCGCGTTTGGCCGTTGCTTTATTCCAAAAGGCAGAAAGGACTCGGATTGTTTTCCGCAGACCGGACATTCGAAATATTTTTTAAATTCTGCTGTTTTCATGCAAAATATCTCGGAATAATTCTTGCCTAATTAGAATCTTATAATTGCAACTTTGAATAAGAGGCTATTTGGCATTTCCACTCATTTAACCCATAAACGTCGGAAGTCAAGGTTATCTCTTTTTCCGAACCTTCCACGCAAAAAGTCTAATTCCCCTGCGAGCAAGGCAAAAAGCCTTTCAATACGCTGTTCGGGGCTTCCCCATTCAAGCCACCTGAGATTTCTTTTCAGGCACTTAAGATAGGCTTTGAGGCGGGCTATGCCGCTAAGATGGCGTTTTATCAGGAGCAGGTTGTTCCTGGCGTAATAATAAATCCAGGACGGCGCGCGGGCCGCCCGTTTGGCGCGGGATTTGCCGAAGGAAAAGGAGGTGGAGCATTTATGATATACCCTTGCGCCGGGAACGTAGAATATTCGATATCCCGCCCTCCTTGCCCTGAGGCACCAGTCGGTCTCTTCAAAGAGCAGAAAATAATCGGGGGACATGAGGCCGACCTCGCTTATGACGCCTGCCTTTATAAGAAATGCGCAGCCCGTTATGTAATCCGTCTCGACGGCCTCGTCGAATTTACCATCATCCGGCCTGCCGCCGCCCCTGTGAGAGGAGCCCTTGTCGAAATCGACGATACCGCCCGCGAACCATATCCTACCGGGCTCAGAATAAAAAAGGATCTTCGGCCCGACTATGCCGACTTTTTCGTCCTTTTCCGCGAAATCGACCAGATGGCCCAATGCGTCAGGCTCTATGGTCGTGTCGTTATTCAGTAAAAAGACATATTCCGCGCCGTTCTTAAGCGCGTATCTTATTCCGACGTTATTGCCTTCCGCGAAGCCGAGGTTCTCCCCGGTCTCTATCAGGCGCAACCCCG
This sequence is a window from Deltaproteobacteria bacterium. Protein-coding genes within it:
- a CDS encoding class I SAM-dependent methyltransferase gives rise to the protein MLNKLFSILTGKFAERGAPDAAPSIKHPWQVGKVRGDRCDNPEYKKLVQEEIAEYSSVEITKDLKLGGIHDFGAWHYYWKHVNRRVEKLLGCSNIWPLMEKNANAMERPRILSLGCGHGGHELGLARRLRTGYHITALDLNENILKTARETAAREKLNIKFECADLNYISLPEGGFDFVFSQASLHHIMNLEHLFEQINRALTDDGEFYIADIIGKNRVILWDENLKYLNGLVREIPERFRRDERGRLVKKISPSKGEGMEGVRQEELYGILLEHMKAKFVYPHNAFIRFIATHPVLGRNLSEDTAEARGILDYLIGEDDRSVESKALRPTEFLGIFGRE
- a CDS encoding glycosyltransferase family 4 protein; translated protein: MNKKTKILFMSHSSAFYGAEQSMFFLLRHMDRSVFEPIVVFPAGKGALVEKVDGLGLKRVVLESPAPWIRSASLLEVTAGFVSELKIVEPLVNLIRDESIDIVYTNTITRISGAIAARLAGKPHVWHIREVLKDHPLRGPFSIDATFSIVEYLSDRLITNSKSVAAQFPSAPEGKISVVYNAVDTGAFVSAKPSGKLHKELGISPDCPLVGIIGTIHRHKNHEDLVNAFAYLKKEKSKAKLLIIGQPDREYKPVLLGLIEEQGLGDSVIFVDFRNDMPEVFSELDIIVVASLGEPFGRTTIEAMAAGKPVVATNTGASPEIVVDGVTGLLVPVRAPDRMAAAITKILGEPALAEKMGAAGRERVLKVFTKENYISGIEHVFREVYGRYAKEAPRPSTNERLVHDIAAITGMDELYGIFMQINKLAKMERELAEKDRQIAEKDRQIQALLNSWSWKVTGPLRRVLEGVRKP
- a CDS encoding glycosyltransferase, with translation MAEFIKIASFPMPDEDTYYFRLYYDALQKHGYKIVDTRGKTFGPAWLRENRGRVRIVHFHWPAYLYSDRNPLVFLKKLLLFILNLRRAKSMGYKIAWTVHNLFPHERNNMALEYAGRLAMSCFSDVVFVHFVEAKEMLSRYFLRKNDVYIIPHGNFSAVFENKCGREEARERLGIPPGAFVYLLFGPVRPYKGIENAIQAFKKMDDKGAVLIVAGNPKDKHLGEFLSAEAMSNTRIFPFLRFIERNEVQYFFNASDAVLLPYKQVFTSGNLFLALTFSKPVVAPDMGIISEVVDDSCGVKYSPDEANENLFNAMQMVRSVDYAKAAEAARQKALAYSWERSAEISKKAFGTF
- a CDS encoding methyltransferase domain-containing protein, whose protein sequence is MKTAEFKKYFECPVCGKQSESFLPFGIKQRPNAQCPVCRSLERHRLIWLYFKEKTNIFTDKMKILHIAPEGQIYKMLKALPNLEYISGDLMPGKAMVQMDITDIKYPDNAFDVIYASHVLEHIPDDRKAMRELHRVLKPSGWAILQVPISGDRTLEDPNIVTPEDRERAFGQGDHVRRYGFDGVYKARLEEAGFNVHVDSFVNTLSSEDVDRYGLINEDIYYVTKNTAAFSCASWFSKLIGSLKGHCSQISPKS
- a CDS encoding glycosyltransferase family 2 protein: MNRPKVHLIILNWNGKKDTIECLESVGKLSYPNFETIVVDNGSSDGSVEAIKEKFPGLRLIETGENLGFAEGNNVGIRYALKNGAEYVFLLNNDTTIEPDALGHLVDFAEKDEKVGIVGPKILFYSEPGRIWFAGGIVDFDKGSSHRGGGRPDDGKFDEAVETDYITGCAFLIKAGVISEVGLMSPDYFLLFEETDWCLRARRAGYRIFYVPGARVYHKCSTSFSFGKSRAKRAARAPSWIYYYARNNLLLIKRHLSGIARLKAYLKCLKRNLRWLEWGSPEQRIERLFALLAGELDFLRGRFGKRDNLDFRRLWVK